cAACCTCTAGAAGACAgaccgcgtctccttcctgagctgtattacggctgcatggtcccatggtgtttatacttgcgcactattgtttgtataaattaatgtggtaccttcaggcatttgaatgAAAAAGGagaccgcacactgctcttgatagtatcactgatctttagTAACCTTACGTATCGTCCTCACGGCtttgtcagagcttttgtgaatttttaaaattagcacccttatgtagacctagccccaggtctacaattttcttctgaggtcttgattgatttgttttgattttcccatcatgtcaagcaaagaggcactgagtttgaaggtaaccttgaaatacatccacaggtacacctccaattgactcaaataatgtcaattagcctatcagaagcttctaaagccatgacatcattttctggaattttccaaactgtttaaaggcacagtcaacttagtgtatgtaaacttctgaaccactggaattgtgatacagtgaattataagtgaaataatctgtctaaacaattgttggaaaaatgacttgtgtcatgcacacagtagatgtcctaaccaacttgccaaaactatagtttgttaacaataaatttgtggagtggttgaaaaaggagtttttgactccaacctaagtgtatgtaaacttccgacttcaactgtaccttaatagaaagttactcaagcaAAATAGagagttacccagtaaaatactactcgagtaaaagtctaaaagtatttggttctaaatatacctaagtatcaaaagACAAtgtaattgattaaatatacGTCAGAATCCAAAGTTAAAGTAAAagttcaaattccttatattaagcaaagcagacatcaccattttcttgttttgaaAATATACGGATGGCCaggtgcacactccaacactgagacataatttgcaaatgatgcatttgtgtttagtgagtctgccagatcagaggcagtagggatgaccagggatgttctcttgataagtgtgtgaattttaatattttcctgtcctgctaagcattcaaaatgtaacgagtacttttgggtgtcaaggaaaatgtcaTGATTTCATGACAATAACATCCTATTTAACAGTTTGACGATGGCATTCGTCACTAATTTTCTTTCTCCATGACCTTTGACCCCTCTAACCTCTCACTTCTGACCTCTCTTCTGCGGTCTACTCCAGGTAGAGAAGGTGATGCCAGCCGACACCTTCTATTTCTCCATCCTTCGTGACCCTGTAGCGCTCACTGAGTCGTCCTACGCCTACTACAAAGCCGTTGCCCCCGCCTTCAGGAAAGCCAAAGGTACATCATAGTGCATAGGCCTCCAGAGTGGTGTCACTAAAGACCCGTGTTcggtcccaggctgtgtcgcagccgtctgcgaccgggagacccatttggcccagcgtcgtccgggttaggggagggtttgtccttgtctcatcgcgctctagAAACTCCTTGTGGCACGCTGACTTTGGTGTTTccaccgacacattggtgtggcgtGTGAAGAAgtagtgtggcttggcagggtcttttttcggaggacgcatggctctcgaccttcgcctctcccgagtccatacgggagttgcagcgatgggacaagactgctAATTGGAtgtcatgaaattggggaggaaaaaggggtaaaaagtacaacAATGTAAAATAAAACAGCATACAACAATTTGTTGAACTACCTACCTGGTCTGGGTCAATTCTATtacaattccagtcaattcagaattTTAACCAATTTCCAATTCCACATTTTCTTCATTGAAAAgcatttacttcctgaattgactggaattgatcCCAATGCTAGTATCGTCCAAAATAACATTGAGATATGTAATTGTATAGACCCTCCCATCACCAATGTATATAGAGTCTGGATGCTATCAAATGAATAGTCTCATTGAGGACATTTTAGGTTTTCTAATCTTAATCTAATCTTAATCTGACAGGCCTGGGAGACTTCGCCGACAACCCCCAGAAGTACTACGACCCCCGTCTCCGTAACAACCACTACGCTCGCAACCTGCTGTGGTTCGACTTCGGCCTGGACCACAACGCCAACTTCTCCACCACACTGACGCAACGAGGTGAAGTGGCCATTCGACGTGCCTTCAAACTCATCCTGGTCTCGGAGCACTTCGACGAATCCATGGTACTGCTCCGCCACGCCCTCTGTTGGCCTCTGGACACTGTCGTCTCCTTTAGCCTGAACGCCCGGCAGCAAAAGTCCAATGGAGGCAGCTCCTGGGTGGATAAAGCGGCCGCTGCTCAGCCCCCCGCCATGGCTCTCACAGACAACCAACGGCAGAAGCTCCGGGAGTGGAACGCCCTGGACTGGCACCTTTATCAGGCATTCAACCGCTCCTTCTGGGATGAAGTGGATCGCTTTGGGAGAGCCAGAATGGACCAAGAGGTCGTTCTACTCCGGACCCGCCGGGAGTTGCTGGCTAAAGCTTGCCTGAGGGAAGGCGGGAGGCCGGTAGAGGCAAGCCGCATCCGGGACAAGAACATCAGGCCCTTCCAGAGCGGTTTGGTGAAGATCCTAGGATATGAGCTCCAGCCTGGGCTGGACAACGCTACCCGTCAGGCCTGTCTGAGGATGATCAGGCCGGAGATCCAGTATAAAGACCTGCTGGATGCCAGGCAGTTCCCCAGGGCAGCTCCCCAGCCTGCCCAGGCTCCGCCCCCAGCTATCCCTGCTGGGGGAGCCTACATGAGGAAAGGCCCCTCCTCCCAACTCAGGAAAGGAGAGCTGggagtggaggggggagggaggatgggggaggaggagagggactgggACGGGAGTCGGTTATCgcgtagtaataataataataataataataataataaccaaacATTGGTGCGAGAtagaggtggaagagaggggaaaaggaacATAAGATAGTTTTCCATCCAGAATTAATTCCAGGTGGGGAGTGGATAAGACTAAACCCTGACTGAGCCTGTGTACTCGTACTCAAGCACTTGTTGAGTATTTCTATTACTCAAGTACTCCAAACGACCCATTCTCCCTCCAACCCTGCTGTACCTCCACTTTATTGTACATTCCTGTTTTTTTGGCACATCTTATGACTCCTTTATGAACGGTTATGACTCCCTTATGTTCATATTGACTTTGTAAGCGTGCGAATTATGGGGAAGCTAAGCTTCCCTGAATGACACATGAGCTCCTCTAAAGATAACAAAagtccaaaaatgttttttttttctgggaGGGGTATTGATAATTTGACATAGACACGCACCGACAGCAAGACGCATCAATCTTACCGCTCAGTATGTGTTGCCCATATATCTGATACTGTCGGGACCAAACAAGTATGACAGGGGCGGCGTTTCGCACGCTCCGATCCGTTCTCTGGTGAGatacaagtaactgccaaaataaaggaaaccccaacatcaagtgtcttaatagggcgttggctCACAACAGCTTCAATGCTCATGCCGCTGTGGCATAGATTCTGGAACtctgtgtctggaactctattggagtgatgtgacaccattcttccatgacaaattccataatttggtgttttgttgatggcggtggaaaatgctgtctcaggcaccactccagaatctcccataagtgttcaattgggttgagatctggtgacacacacacaccctttaaaccccttATGCTCATTTGAGACccttctttcaaagtcactgagatctcttctagtcatggtagccaaaataatgggcaactgggcatttttgtACATGacactaagcatgatgggatgttaatttcttaattaactcaggaaccacacctgtgtggaaccaCCTGCTtacaatatactttgtatccctcatttactcaagtgtttcctttattttggcagttacatatAGATTCATTCTGCCAATTGAAGGAAAATGACTTGACTTATTTttgtatattaaaaaaatatatattgttcaCATTTATGGGGAAAcatggcttcccttggcatccaagAATACACCCACTGTAGAAGGCCTAATGACAATCACCAAATGTCATTACACTGATGGTGTCTATAGCAGATGTCTCTTTCTATTCATTAAATGGCGCGTGCACTGTTTGGATGCTGTAATTATTTTGGAGTGGAGGAACGTGCGCAGCCACAGGTAGCCGACTTTTTGAAGTGATATGTTTTACAATCAGATGACTACTTCATGACTGGTTGTGCTCATGCCACattaaaatgtaatacatttttacagttaaatTATAATAATATCTTTACTATTAGGCCAATAAAAAACTGTTTCCTAGTAGACGCTCCCCTGAATGTCACAGTATAGTTCGCTCTCCGGACTTTATGAACACTGTGGACGTGAAATGGAATTGCATCGCATTCAGTGGGCCAACTGTCATTCAAAAAGTTTACTTCTCTGCTTGAGATTCGGAGGTCCAACTTCTCTTGCACGATCAAAATGTcagctttttttgtttgtttttagaaaAAAAGCTTGGCTGTTACCTTTTTCTTGAATGCTAATGTTAAAACAGCAAACAGGCAGCCAGCCATAGCTACTGTAAATGCTGGGGTAGGGATGATGTGAGTTGCATGTTCTGACTGAGGAATGGAATTCCTCCCTCTGAACGCAGTGTGCCTGGCGTTGGAAACGTAGTTCACAtgaagcagtggaggctggtgtgtggaggacagctcataatggctggaatgcaataatcacatggtttccatgtgtttgatagcATTCTATTCATGCCATTCCAATGCGCCTGTCCTATAATTTAAAGTGACACTAGCCTCCACTGATACAAAGCCAGCAGTGAATCTCACAATAGGCCTTACTGTGATGTCTtctagagagatagatggagaacatcttaaaggccca
This DNA window, taken from Oncorhynchus tshawytscha isolate Ot180627B linkage group LG10, Otsh_v2.0, whole genome shotgun sequence, encodes the following:
- the LOC112259742 gene encoding galactose-3-O-sulfotransferase 2; its protein translation is MVFKRRARRMRLGLGCYRVGPTWLWKALLVFVAIAFAGQLLGVIYNKSLQQDRSWWLFSSDGQGPSLGFCRPRSHVMFLKTHKTASSTVLNILYRYGEEKDLRFALPLGYQFGYPLPFNAHRVKGYRGPRVAEFSIMGNHMRFNKPEVEKVMPADTFYFSILRDPVALTESSYAYYKAVAPAFRKAKGLGDFADNPQKYYDPRLRNNHYARNLLWFDFGLDHNANFSTTLTQRGEVAIRRAFKLILVSEHFDESMVLLRHALCWPLDTVVSFSLNARQQKSNGGSSWVDKAAAAQPPAMALTDNQRQKLREWNALDWHLYQAFNRSFWDEVDRFGRARMDQEVVLLRTRRELLAKACLREGGRPVEASRIRDKNIRPFQSGLVKILGYELQPGLDNATRQACLRMIRPEIQYKDLLDARQFPRAAPQPAQAPPPAIPAGGAYMRKGPSSQLRKGELGVEGGGRMGEEERDWDGSRLSRSNNNNNNNNNNQTLVRDRGGREGKRNIR